One window of the Chitinophaga niabensis genome contains the following:
- a CDS encoding tetratricopeptide repeat protein: protein MKLFTRKNFSLPPLHVFFLLAGIAGSAAVHAQQTRIYTEPDKTFKEAQQLYRDGKYALSMQLFKRTIDDISYFQETNRSLVNTDAHYYYAMCALKLQNEDAEKKALAFIKNFNNSAREQMVSYQLARFYFHRNKFTEAIPYYEAASIDNLSNEDIADAKFELAYCYFNVKDFKKAQPLFASIKEIQNKYYIPANYYYGFISYYNKQYDAALNSFKRVTGDPKYDAVVPYYIAEIYYFQGKKDQLIAYAEPLIRKGNVYYEAELKQLVGQAYFEKKDYPKALPYLEEYQENADEIRKEDVYQLSYAYYQTANLDKAITGFKQLSSEKDSLGQNSMYLLGDCYLRTGQKANARNAFAFCARNSSNPKQQEISRFNYGKLSFELGYQDAAITELTTFVNNYPRSEYNKEAREILVQLFANTNNYKEAIAILEQLPEKSPAVLRAYQKVAYGRATQLVNDQQLAEADRLLDIALANPYDKQIGQLAQFWKAEIALRQNNTDKAINSLQAYFDAGNTPVSGEANTQTASYNMGYSLLKKEQYATALPYFESAQRASGPNAGRITNDAVLRAADCYYMLRDFAKATALYDRIINANEPGADYATYQKSIILGIQGKHNEKLALLKQLATSYPGSNFTNESEMEIADTYLSDERFTEAIPYLKNVLQKQPNGPNAPKALVKLGLAYFNTNQDNTALQYFRQVVEKFPNSTEANEALQSIRTIYVEQGKTDDYLALLKASGKSVSASAEDSITYAAAETRFSNADYAGAITAFTNYLQKYPNGQFALQASFYKAECLYNNKDYANALPAYEFVLTRGTSPFAERSALQAAYLNYYQVKNYAKAKEYYQQLLALSTNKENTLAANRGLLRSNYQLKSWDDVSVQAEQLLSASNISTDDQIIGHFYLGKAQQEKQQYDEAINEYKIAAGLTKSEIGAEARYGIANCYLLKNDLAAAEKAGFDVIKNTSSYEFWTAKAYILLGDVYARQKDYFNAKATFQSIAENCPIPELKAEAKDKLAKAEAEEKAGSKIK from the coding sequence ATGAAGCTATTCACTCGAAAGAACTTCTCTCTTCCACCTTTGCATGTATTCTTCCTCCTGGCAGGGATCGCAGGATCTGCCGCCGTCCACGCGCAGCAAACCCGTATTTACACGGAGCCGGATAAAACTTTCAAAGAAGCACAGCAATTGTACCGCGATGGGAAATATGCCCTTTCTATGCAATTGTTCAAGAGAACAATAGACGATATCAGCTATTTCCAGGAAACCAACCGTTCCCTCGTGAATACGGACGCGCATTACTATTATGCCATGTGCGCCCTGAAATTGCAGAATGAAGATGCGGAGAAGAAGGCGCTGGCCTTTATCAAAAATTTCAACAACAGCGCCCGGGAACAAATGGTAAGCTATCAGCTGGCCCGGTTCTACTTCCACCGGAACAAATTCACGGAAGCGATCCCTTACTATGAAGCAGCCAGTATCGACAACCTTTCCAATGAAGATATTGCAGATGCTAAATTCGAACTGGCCTATTGCTACTTCAACGTGAAGGATTTCAAAAAAGCACAACCGCTTTTTGCTTCCATCAAAGAGATCCAGAACAAATACTACATCCCCGCCAACTATTACTACGGCTTCATCTCCTATTACAACAAACAGTACGATGCTGCCCTTAACAGCTTCAAACGTGTAACAGGCGATCCGAAATATGATGCGGTGGTACCTTACTATATCGCAGAGATCTACTACTTCCAGGGTAAAAAAGATCAGCTGATCGCTTACGCAGAACCATTGATCCGCAAAGGGAACGTTTATTATGAAGCGGAACTGAAACAACTGGTAGGCCAGGCTTATTTCGAAAAGAAGGACTATCCCAAAGCCCTCCCCTACCTGGAGGAATACCAGGAGAATGCAGACGAAATAAGGAAGGAAGATGTTTACCAGCTTTCTTACGCTTACTATCAAACCGCGAACCTGGATAAAGCCATCACTGGTTTTAAACAGCTGAGCAGTGAAAAGGATTCCCTGGGCCAGAACTCCATGTACCTGCTGGGTGACTGTTACCTCCGCACCGGCCAGAAAGCCAACGCAAGGAATGCATTCGCCTTCTGCGCACGCAACAGTTCCAACCCCAAGCAACAGGAAATATCCCGCTTCAACTATGGCAAACTTTCTTTTGAATTAGGTTACCAGGATGCAGCGATCACGGAGCTGACCACCTTCGTGAACAATTATCCCCGCTCCGAATACAACAAAGAAGCCCGCGAAATACTCGTGCAGCTGTTTGCCAATACCAATAACTACAAAGAAGCCATCGCTATCCTGGAACAACTGCCGGAAAAGAGCCCCGCCGTGTTAAGGGCTTACCAGAAAGTAGCCTACGGCCGTGCCACGCAGTTAGTGAACGACCAGCAACTGGCAGAAGCAGACCGCCTGCTGGATATTGCCCTCGCCAATCCATACGACAAACAGATCGGCCAGCTGGCACAATTCTGGAAAGCGGAAATAGCGCTGCGCCAGAACAATACGGATAAAGCCATCAACAGCCTTCAGGCCTATTTTGATGCAGGCAACACGCCTGTATCCGGCGAAGCCAATACACAAACGGCCAGCTATAACATGGGATACAGTCTGCTGAAAAAAGAACAGTACGCCACGGCCCTGCCTTACTTTGAATCTGCACAGCGGGCCAGCGGCCCCAATGCAGGACGCATCACCAATGATGCCGTACTGCGGGCTGCAGACTGCTATTACATGCTGCGCGACTTTGCCAAAGCCACCGCACTGTATGACCGCATCATCAATGCCAACGAACCAGGTGCTGATTACGCTACTTACCAGAAGAGCATCATCCTGGGTATCCAGGGTAAACACAACGAGAAACTGGCCCTGCTGAAACAACTGGCCACCAGTTATCCCGGCTCTAACTTCACGAATGAATCTGAAATGGAAATTGCCGATACCTACCTGAGCGATGAACGTTTCACTGAAGCCATTCCTTATCTCAAGAACGTACTGCAAAAGCAACCAAACGGGCCTAATGCTCCCAAAGCACTGGTAAAACTCGGTCTTGCTTATTTCAATACCAACCAGGATAACACGGCGTTACAATACTTCCGCCAGGTGGTAGAGAAATTCCCGAACTCCACAGAAGCTAATGAAGCATTGCAAAGCATCCGCACCATTTATGTGGAACAAGGCAAAACAGACGACTACCTGGCCCTGCTGAAAGCATCCGGTAAATCTGTATCTGCTTCCGCAGAAGATTCCATCACCTACGCTGCCGCTGAAACCCGTTTCAGCAATGCAGACTATGCCGGTGCTATCACTGCCTTCACCAATTACCTGCAGAAATATCCGAACGGTCAGTTTGCTTTACAGGCCAGCTTCTATAAAGCAGAATGCCTCTATAACAATAAAGATTACGCCAACGCATTGCCCGCTTATGAGTTTGTGCTCACCCGCGGTACCAGCCCTTTTGCGGAACGCTCCGCTTTACAGGCTGCTTACCTGAACTACTACCAGGTGAAGAATTATGCGAAAGCAAAAGAATACTACCAGCAATTGCTGGCCCTTTCCACCAATAAAGAAAATACACTCGCTGCCAACCGCGGATTGCTAAGGAGCAATTACCAGCTGAAGAGCTGGGACGATGTGAGCGTCCAGGCAGAACAATTGTTATCCGCCAGCAATATCAGTACGGACGACCAGATCATCGGTCACTTCTACCTTGGTAAAGCACAGCAGGAAAAGCAACAGTACGATGAAGCCATCAATGAATATAAAATAGCCGCCGGCCTCACCAAATCAGAAATAGGAGCAGAAGCACGCTACGGCATCGCTAACTGTTACCTCCTGAAAAATGACCTGGCTGCTGCAGAAAAAGCCGGCTTTGATGTGATCAAGAATACTTCTTCTTATGAATTCTGGACAGCGAAAGCTTACATCCTCTTAGGAGATGTATACGCCCGTCAGAAAGATTACTTCAACGCAAAAGCTACTTTCCAGAGCATTGCGGAAAACTGTCCCATCCCTGAGCTGAAGGCAGAAGCCAAAGACAAACTGGCCAAAGCAGAAGCAGAAGAAAAAGCAGGTTCCAAGATCAAATAA
- a CDS encoding SDR family oxidoreductase produces MMKVLITGSNGLLGQYLVELLSSLPAYEVIATGRGANRLRMQKGYQYESVNLADESAVKRLIERTAPDVIIHAGAMTQADDCERSKDACWMVNVTATRYLLQGAEKVGAFFLFLSTDFVFDGLSGPYSEEDAVNPVNYYGASKVAAERLVKQAKVPWAIARTVLVYGVADDSRRSNIITWVKSNLEQKKKLKVVNDQWRTPTLVQDLAEGCKRIIDKKAEGIFHLSGKDMLTPYDMAMQVANYLNLDTKLFEKVDASSFKQPAQRPAKTGFVIDKAERELGFAPRSFEEGLKLVIEQLPER; encoded by the coding sequence ATGATGAAAGTATTAATCACAGGGAGCAACGGGCTCCTGGGGCAATACCTGGTAGAACTCCTTTCCAGCTTACCGGCATACGAAGTAATTGCCACGGGCAGAGGCGCCAACCGGCTGCGGATGCAAAAAGGCTATCAATATGAATCTGTAAACCTGGCAGATGAATCTGCCGTAAAAAGATTAATAGAAAGAACAGCCCCTGATGTGATCATTCATGCCGGTGCCATGACGCAGGCGGATGACTGTGAACGCAGTAAAGATGCCTGCTGGATGGTGAATGTAACGGCTACACGTTATTTGCTGCAGGGTGCGGAGAAGGTAGGCGCTTTCTTCCTGTTCCTTTCTACGGACTTTGTTTTTGATGGTCTCAGCGGCCCATACAGCGAAGAGGATGCCGTGAATCCTGTGAATTATTACGGCGCCAGCAAGGTAGCTGCGGAACGCCTTGTAAAACAGGCAAAAGTTCCCTGGGCTATTGCAAGAACGGTACTCGTATATGGTGTGGCCGATGATTCCCGCCGCAGTAATATCATTACCTGGGTAAAAAGTAACCTGGAACAAAAGAAGAAACTGAAGGTGGTGAATGACCAGTGGCGTACGCCCACACTGGTACAAGATCTCGCGGAAGGATGCAAACGCATCATCGATAAAAAAGCAGAAGGTATCTTTCATCTCTCCGGAAAAGATATGCTGACCCCATATGATATGGCCATGCAGGTGGCTAATTACCTCAACCTGGATACGAAGTTATTTGAGAAGGTGGATGCCTCCAGTTTTAAACAACCTGCACAAAGGCCTGCCAAAACAGGATTTGTGATCGATAAAGCTGAGCGGGAGCTGGGGTTTGCGCCGCGTAGTTTTGAAGAAGGGTTGAAGCTGGTGATAGAGCAATTGCCTGAGAGGTGA